A window of the Streptomyces finlayi genome harbors these coding sequences:
- a CDS encoding choline/carnitine O-acyltransferase, translated as MNVSQEVAVSATFAREGSLPRVPLPTLEASCERFLAWSAPLLTAEEREATEAEVAAFLRPDGPGRVLHAALEEYDGTEGVHSWLDTFWPYRYLGRRDRIALNANFFFLFQDTGQGQLDRAAGLVAGALNYKRQLDEGLIAPVEQRGVPQSMVQNKYLFSTTRIPGVPLDTVRAPYSDSAPGPSTARHIVVFFRGSMFRLVVLGEDGAPHSLDEIEAGLRAVTKADVHTDEANRAGHLTTMARAEWAAARDALLAHPRNAETLDEIETALFCVCLEDFAPEDTKATCDELLYGDRGNRWFDKAVSFVVYRNGRAGINVEHCELDGTTILSFTDALLSTPPEEHARRSGARSQGQPVPQPLVFELDATQRAQVHTAAEAFAAYGHNTATSTVSFDDFGSTAAKALGVSPDAFVQAAYQLAHQRAKGHLGATYESIATRQFRHGRTEAMRVVTPEMPAFVAAMEDPTADRETRRAAFRAAAGAHVARAKECQAGDAPEQHLWELELIQRRRGDELGITEQPALYRSPGWLTMRDDYLSTSSAPSENIQYFGFGSTSSKCIGIAYVLLPDRFNLYLSTPLPVAAQMHAFADRLREAVVELRELLAG; from the coding sequence TTGAACGTCAGCCAGGAAGTTGCGGTCAGCGCCACCTTCGCCCGGGAGGGCAGCCTGCCGCGCGTGCCGCTGCCCACGCTCGAGGCGAGCTGCGAGAGGTTCCTCGCCTGGAGCGCACCGCTCCTGACCGCGGAGGAGCGGGAAGCGACCGAGGCCGAGGTCGCTGCCTTCCTGCGGCCCGACGGACCCGGCCGGGTCCTGCACGCGGCGCTGGAGGAGTACGACGGCACGGAGGGCGTGCACAGCTGGCTCGACACCTTCTGGCCGTACCGCTACCTCGGCCGCCGGGACCGGATCGCGCTCAACGCCAACTTCTTCTTCCTGTTCCAGGACACCGGCCAGGGGCAGCTCGACCGGGCGGCCGGGCTCGTCGCCGGGGCGCTCAACTACAAGCGGCAGCTCGACGAGGGCCTCATCGCGCCGGTGGAGCAGCGCGGAGTGCCCCAGTCGATGGTGCAGAACAAGTACCTCTTCTCCACGACCCGTATCCCCGGTGTCCCCCTGGACACGGTGCGCGCCCCGTACAGCGACAGCGCGCCCGGTCCCTCCACGGCCCGGCACATCGTGGTGTTCTTCCGGGGCAGCATGTTCCGGCTGGTCGTGCTCGGTGAGGACGGCGCCCCGCACAGCCTCGACGAGATCGAAGCCGGGCTGCGCGCCGTGACCAAGGCCGACGTGCACACGGACGAGGCGAACCGGGCGGGCCACCTCACCACCATGGCGCGTGCGGAGTGGGCGGCTGCCCGGGACGCCCTCCTCGCCCACCCCCGCAACGCCGAGACGCTGGACGAGATCGAGACCGCGCTGTTCTGCGTCTGTCTGGAGGACTTCGCACCCGAGGACACCAAGGCCACCTGCGACGAACTGTTGTACGGAGACCGGGGCAACCGCTGGTTCGACAAGGCAGTCTCCTTCGTCGTCTACAGGAACGGCCGGGCCGGCATCAACGTGGAGCACTGTGAGCTCGACGGGACGACCATCCTCAGCTTCACCGACGCACTGCTCAGCACCCCGCCCGAGGAGCACGCCCGCCGGTCCGGCGCACGCTCGCAGGGCCAACCGGTCCCGCAGCCCCTCGTGTTCGAGCTCGACGCCACCCAGCGGGCCCAAGTGCACACGGCTGCTGAGGCGTTCGCCGCGTACGGGCACAACACCGCAACCAGCACCGTGTCGTTCGACGACTTCGGCAGCACGGCGGCCAAAGCGCTCGGCGTATCCCCGGACGCGTTCGTCCAGGCTGCCTACCAGCTGGCCCACCAGCGCGCCAAGGGGCACCTCGGCGCCACGTACGAGTCGATCGCGACCCGCCAGTTCCGGCACGGGCGGACCGAGGCGATGCGCGTCGTCACCCCCGAGATGCCGGCCTTCGTAGCCGCGATGGAGGACCCGACGGCGGACCGCGAAACCCGCCGCGCCGCCTTCCGTGCAGCCGCGGGCGCCCATGTGGCCCGGGCGAAGGAATGCCAGGCCGGGGACGCCCCCGAGCAGCACCTGTGGGAGCTGGAGCTCATCCAGCGCCGGCGCGGGGACGAACTCGGGATCACCGAACAGCCCGCCCTGTACCGCTCACCGGGCTGGCTCACAATGCGGGACGACTACCTGAGTACCAGCTCGGCGCCGTCGGAGAACATCCAGTACTTCGGCTTCGGCTCCACGAGCAGCAAGTGCATCGGCATCGCCTACGTCTTGCTGCCCGACCGCTTCAACCTCTACCTGAGCACCCCGCTTCCGGTGGCGGCCCAGATGCACGCCTTCGCGGACCGCCTCCGCGAGGCGGTCGTGGAACTGCGCGAGCTGCTGGCGGGCTGA
- a CDS encoding MmpS family transport accessory protein has product MVVLLLTGGCVAVVALVVNGVSEESDRTVRVRYEVTGTAKGVTIAYTTWRDGDLSTSQETGQSLPWRRDVEATGFVKGGTLAVTVGAAGGNVRCSVTVDDGSRRTATASGPSATATCTGF; this is encoded by the coding sequence GTGGTCGTTCTCCTGCTGACCGGCGGCTGCGTCGCGGTCGTCGCACTGGTCGTCAACGGGGTGTCGGAGGAGAGCGACCGGACGGTCCGGGTGCGGTACGAGGTCACGGGCACCGCGAAGGGTGTGACCATCGCCTACACCACCTGGCGGGACGGTGATCTCTCGACGAGCCAGGAGACCGGGCAGAGTCTGCCGTGGAGGCGCGATGTCGAGGCCACCGGCTTCGTGAAGGGCGGGACCCTGGCCGTCACTGTCGGCGCGGCGGGCGGAAACGTCAGGTGCTCGGTGACCGTGGACGACGGTTCGCGCCGTACTGCCACGGCGTCCGGTCCGTCCGCGACGGCCACCTGCACCGGATTCTGA
- the glnA gene encoding type I glutamate--ammonia ligase codes for MFQNADDVKKYIADEDVKFIDVRFCDLPGVMQHFTIPAAVFDPTEELAFDGSSIRGFQAIHESDMALRADLSTARVDPFRRDKTVNINFFIHDPITGEQYSRDPRNVAKKAEAYLASTGIADTAYFGPEAEFYVFDNVRFQTSANESFYHIDSEAGAWNTGSEENNRGYKVRYKGGYFPTPPVDHFADLRAEISLELDKNGLQVERQHHEVGTAGQAEINYKFNTLLAAADDLMLFKYIVKNVAWRNGKTATFMPKPIFGDNGSGMHVHQSLWAGGEPLFYDEQGYAGLSDMARYYIGGILKHAPSLLAFTNPTVNSYHRLVPGFEAPVNMVYSQRNRSAAMRIPITGSNPKAKRVEFRAPDPSSNPYLAFSALLMAGLDGVKNKIEPAEPIDKDLYELAPEEHANVQQVPTSLPAVLEALEADHDYLLAGGVFTPDLIETWIDYKRVHEIAPIQLRPHPHEFELYFDL; via the coding sequence ATGTTCCAGAACGCCGACGACGTGAAGAAGTACATCGCCGACGAAGACGTCAAGTTCATCGATGTCCGGTTCTGCGACCTGCCCGGTGTGATGCAGCACTTCACCATCCCGGCGGCGGTCTTCGACCCGACCGAGGAGCTCGCGTTCGACGGCTCGTCGATCCGTGGCTTCCAGGCCATCCACGAGTCCGACATGGCGCTCCGCGCGGACCTCTCGACCGCTCGTGTCGACCCGTTCCGCCGCGACAAGACCGTCAACATCAACTTCTTCATCCACGACCCGATCACCGGCGAGCAGTACAGCCGTGACCCGCGGAACGTGGCCAAGAAGGCCGAGGCGTACCTGGCCTCCACCGGCATCGCCGACACGGCGTACTTCGGCCCCGAGGCCGAGTTCTACGTGTTCGACAACGTCCGCTTCCAGACCTCGGCGAACGAGTCCTTCTACCACATCGACTCCGAGGCAGGCGCCTGGAACACCGGGTCGGAGGAGAACAACCGCGGCTACAAGGTCCGCTACAAGGGCGGTTACTTCCCGACGCCGCCGGTCGACCACTTCGCCGACCTGCGTGCCGAGATCTCCCTGGAGCTGGACAAGAACGGCCTCCAGGTCGAGCGCCAGCACCACGAGGTCGGCACCGCCGGCCAGGCGGAGATCAACTACAAGTTCAACACGCTGCTCGCCGCGGCCGACGACCTGATGCTCTTCAAGTACATCGTGAAGAACGTCGCCTGGCGCAACGGCAAGACCGCGACCTTCATGCCGAAGCCGATCTTCGGCGACAACGGCTCGGGCATGCACGTCCACCAGTCCCTCTGGGCCGGTGGCGAGCCGCTGTTCTACGACGAGCAGGGTTACGCGGGCCTGTCGGACATGGCGCGCTACTACATCGGCGGCATCCTGAAGCACGCCCCGTCGCTGCTGGCGTTCACCAACCCGACGGTGAACTCGTACCACCGCCTGGTGCCCGGCTTCGAGGCCCCGGTCAACATGGTCTACTCGCAGCGCAACCGCTCCGCCGCGATGCGCATCCCGATCACGGGCTCGAACCCGAAGGCCAAGCGCGTCGAGTTCCGTGCCCCGGACCCGTCCTCGAACCCGTACCTCGCCTTCTCGGCGCTGCTGATGGCCGGCCTGGACGGCGTCAAGAACAAGATCGAGCCGGCGGAGCCGATCGACAAGGACCTGTACGAGCTGGCTCCCGAGGAGCACGCGAACGTCCAGCAGGTCCCGACCTCGCTGCCGGCCGTGCTGGAGGCCCTGGAGGCGGACCACGACTACCTGCTGGCCGGCGGTGTCTTCACCCCCGACCTGATCGAGACGTGGATCGACTACAAGCGCGTGCACGAGATCGCCCCCATCCAGCTCCGCCCGCACCCGCACGAGTTCGAGCTGTACTTCGACCTCTAA
- a CDS encoding RDD family protein: MGVDFGYRGKRLGLPEQGPGSVARVGRRFAAVFIDWALCMVIAYGLLARGDQQAAGNWALGVFLVLSALTVGTIGSTPGKRILGLRVLAENGERLGAGRVITRTVLLLLVIPALVWDRDGRGLHDRLARAVQVRI; this comes from the coding sequence ATGGGCGTCGACTTCGGCTACCGGGGAAAGCGACTCGGACTGCCCGAGCAGGGCCCGGGGTCCGTGGCCCGGGTGGGCCGGCGCTTCGCGGCGGTCTTCATCGACTGGGCGCTGTGCATGGTGATCGCATACGGGCTGCTCGCTCGCGGTGACCAGCAGGCCGCCGGAAACTGGGCGCTCGGCGTCTTCCTCGTACTCAGCGCGCTGACCGTCGGAACCATCGGCAGCACGCCCGGCAAGCGCATCCTGGGCCTGCGGGTCCTCGCCGAGAACGGCGAGCGGCTCGGTGCCGGACGCGTGATCACCAGGACCGTGCTGCTCCTCCTGGTCATTCCGGCGCTGGTCTGGGACCGCGACGGCCGCGGCTTGCACGACCGGCTGGCGCGCGCCGTGCAGGTCAGGATCTAG
- a CDS encoding DUF4191 domain-containing protein, with protein MARKANTEGADSAENAGRLKQIALTYKMTRRTDPKIGLVIAGVGIVTFGVVLAIGFLIDHPVYAGILGFLLAFLSMAIIFGRRAEKAAFGQMEGQPGAAAAVLDRVGRGWTTTPAVAMNRSQDVVHRAVGKAGIVLVAEGNPNRVKSLLAAEKKRMARIVVDVPVHDIIVGDGEGQVPLKKVRTKMLKLPRVLTGPQVTAANDRLRAMGDLMSNMPLPKGPMPKGMRMPRGGKMR; from the coding sequence ATGGCGAGGAAGGCAAACACGGAAGGCGCGGACAGCGCCGAGAACGCGGGGCGGCTCAAGCAGATCGCCCTGACCTACAAGATGACCAGGCGGACCGACCCCAAGATCGGTCTTGTCATCGCGGGTGTGGGAATCGTCACCTTCGGTGTCGTCCTCGCGATCGGTTTCTTGATCGACCACCCCGTCTACGCGGGCATTCTGGGCTTTCTCCTGGCGTTCCTCTCGATGGCGATCATCTTCGGGCGGCGCGCCGAGAAGGCGGCCTTCGGACAGATGGAGGGGCAGCCGGGCGCGGCAGCGGCCGTACTGGACCGGGTGGGCCGTGGCTGGACCACGACTCCCGCGGTCGCGATGAACCGCAGCCAGGACGTCGTTCACCGCGCCGTGGGCAAGGCGGGCATCGTGCTGGTGGCCGAGGGCAACCCGAACCGGGTGAAGAGCCTGCTGGCGGCCGAGAAGAAGCGGATGGCACGCATCGTGGTGGACGTGCCGGTGCACGACATCATCGTCGGTGACGGCGAGGGGCAGGTGCCGCTGAAGAAGGTGCGTACCAAGATGCTGAAGCTCCCCCGCGTCCTCACCGGCCCGCAGGTCACGGCGGCCAACGACCGGCTGCGGGCGATGGGCGACCTGATGAGCAACATGCCGCTGCCGAAGGGTCCGATGCCCAAGGGCATGCGGATGCCGCGCGGCGGAAAGATGCGCTGA
- a CDS encoding SCO2195 family GlnR-regulated protein: protein MQAVPVRANAIPSVTIALRAVESLLLSSGQRTARRNAWTSVLEDRRRAKDRVEVQHVLEAVADHRS from the coding sequence ATGCAGGCCGTGCCGGTACGCGCCAACGCCATCCCGTCCGTCACCATCGCCCTCCGTGCCGTCGAGTCGCTGCTGCTGAGCAGCGGCCAGCGCACCGCCCGTCGTAACGCCTGGACCTCGGTCCTGGAGGACCGCCGCAGGGCCAAGGACCGGGTCGAGGTCCAGCATGTACTGGAGGCCGTGGCCGACCATCGTTCCTAG
- the lipA gene encoding lipoyl synthase translates to MSAVAPDGRKMLRLEVRNSQTPIERKPEWIKTRAKMGPEYTQMQKLVKSEGLHTVCQEAGCPNIYECWEDREATFLIGGDQCTRRCDFCQIDTGKPADLDLDEPRRVGESVVTMDLNYATITGVARDDLEDGGAWLYAETVRQIHGLTAEREAGATKVELLIPDFNAEPAQLAEVFSSRPEVLAHNVETVPRIFKRIRPGFRYERSLEVITRAREAGLVTKSNLILGMGETREEVSEALQDLHDAGCELITITQYLRPSVRHHPVERWVKPHEFVELKDEADAIGYSGVMSGPLVRSSYRAGRLFQQAIERRQALAAASATTTPNM, encoded by the coding sequence GTGTCCGCTGTCGCACCCGACGGGCGCAAGATGCTGCGCCTGGAGGTCCGGAACAGCCAGACCCCCATCGAGCGCAAGCCCGAGTGGATCAAAACGCGGGCGAAGATGGGTCCCGAGTACACGCAGATGCAGAAACTCGTGAAGAGCGAGGGCCTGCACACCGTGTGCCAGGAGGCCGGCTGTCCGAACATCTACGAATGCTGGGAAGACCGCGAGGCCACGTTCCTCATCGGTGGCGACCAGTGCACCCGACGCTGTGACTTCTGTCAGATCGACACCGGCAAGCCCGCCGATCTCGATCTCGACGAGCCGCGCCGCGTCGGCGAGTCCGTCGTCACGATGGACCTGAACTACGCCACCATCACCGGCGTCGCTCGCGACGACCTGGAGGACGGCGGAGCCTGGCTGTACGCGGAAACGGTCCGCCAGATCCACGGCCTGACCGCGGAGCGGGAGGCGGGCGCCACCAAGGTGGAGCTGCTGATCCCCGACTTCAACGCGGAGCCCGCACAGCTCGCCGAGGTCTTCTCCTCGCGCCCCGAGGTGCTGGCGCACAACGTCGAGACGGTTCCGCGGATCTTCAAGCGGATCCGCCCCGGTTTCCGTTACGAGCGCTCCCTGGAAGTCATCACGCGGGCCCGCGAGGCCGGTCTGGTGACGAAGTCCAACCTGATCCTCGGCATGGGCGAGACCCGCGAGGAGGTCAGTGAGGCGCTCCAGGATCTGCACGACGCAGGTTGCGAGCTCATCACGATTACGCAGTACCTGCGGCCGTCCGTGCGGCACCACCCGGTCGAGCGCTGGGTGAAGCCGCACGAGTTCGTGGAGCTGAAGGACGAGGCCGACGCGATCGGTTACTCCGGCGTGATGTCGGGCCCGCTCGTCCGCTCCTCGTACCGTGCCGGACGCCTCTTCCAGCAGGCGATCGAGCGGCGTCAGGCGCTGGCGGCGGCGTCGGCGACGACCACGCCGAACATGTGA
- the lipB gene encoding lipoyl(octanoyl) transferase LipB encodes MSELRFVRLGFGEDSVEYQEAWQKQREVHAARFEDTVPDTCLLLEHPPVYTAGRRTAENERPLDGTPVIDVDRGGKITWHGPGQLVGYPIQKLPRPVDVVAHVRRLEDALIRTAAEFGVETSRVEGRSGVWVLGDPVEERAALGGLSLDFDPRLQDEEFDPRMNGPEYAPSNAGQRREDRKLAAIGIRVAKGVTMHGFALNVNPDNTWFDRIVPCGIRDAGVTSLAYELGRDLTIAEVLPVLEKHLRDVLENAALAPRAVAPTEAAVPASVPAVEPASAPAPA; translated from the coding sequence GTGAGTGAGCTGCGGTTCGTCCGTCTGGGATTCGGCGAGGATTCCGTCGAGTACCAGGAGGCCTGGCAGAAGCAGCGCGAGGTGCATGCCGCTCGCTTCGAGGACACGGTCCCCGATACGTGCCTGCTCCTCGAGCACCCGCCCGTCTACACGGCGGGCCGGCGCACGGCGGAGAACGAGCGCCCCCTGGACGGCACCCCGGTCATCGACGTCGACCGTGGCGGCAAGATCACCTGGCACGGCCCGGGCCAGCTCGTCGGCTATCCCATCCAGAAGCTTCCGCGCCCGGTCGACGTCGTCGCGCACGTCCGTCGCCTGGAGGACGCGCTGATCCGTACGGCGGCCGAGTTCGGCGTCGAGACGTCCCGGGTCGAGGGCCGCAGCGGGGTCTGGGTCCTGGGCGACCCGGTCGAGGAGCGGGCGGCGCTCGGGGGGCTCTCCCTCGACTTCGATCCGCGCCTTCAGGACGAGGAGTTCGACCCGCGGATGAACGGCCCGGAGTACGCGCCGTCCAACGCGGGCCAGCGACGCGAGGACCGCAAGCTCGCCGCGATCGGCATCCGGGTCGCCAAGGGTGTGACCATGCACGGCTTCGCGCTCAACGTGAACCCGGACAACACCTGGTTCGACCGGATCGTGCCGTGCGGCATCCGGGACGCGGGCGTCACCTCACTCGCGTACGAACTGGGCCGCGACCTGACGATCGCGGAGGTCCTTCCGGTCCTGGAGAAGCACCTCAGGGACGTCCTGGAGAACGCGGCACTCGCACCCCGGGCCGTAGCGCCCACGGAGGCCGCCGTCCCGGCCTCCGTGCCCGCCGTGGAGCCGGCAAGCGCCCCGGCGCCCGCCTGA